The following proteins are co-located in the Tripterygium wilfordii isolate XIE 37 chromosome 2, ASM1340144v1, whole genome shotgun sequence genome:
- the LOC120012313 gene encoding protein SPIRAL1-like 2, which produces MGRGVSSGGGQSSLGYLFGSGEAPKAATENPQPAVNEGQAVNNGPPSKPAAAPSKPVDAATQIPAGINSISSNNYMRADGQNTGNFLTDRPSTKVHSAPGGGSSLGYLFGNGGGFAN; this is translated from the exons ATGGGCCGTGGAGTTAGCAGTGGTGGAGGGCAGAGTTCACTGGGATATCTTTTTGGCAGTGGAGAGGCACCAAAAGCGGCCACTGAAAACCCCCAACCGGCTGTAAATGAAGGGCAGGCTGTAAACAATGGGCCTCCTTCCAAGCCTGCTGCTGCTCCTTCTAAACCAGTAGATGCTGCTACGCAGATCCCAGCTGGTATCAACAGTATTTCTTCAAACAACTATATGCGGGCTGATGGTCAAAACACTGGCAACTTCCTCACG GATCGACCATCAACCAAGGTCCATTCTGCTCCTGGTGGTGGATCTTCTCTAGGTTACCTCTTTGGTAACGGTGGTGGCTTTGCTAACTGA
- the LOC120011335 gene encoding cytochrome P450 85A-like — protein sequence MAAGLVVIAAWLLFICICVYFGLLKWNQIRYGRKGLPPGTMGLPIVGQNTSFLKYGPDFMKNQRARHGSVFKTHVMGSPTVICMNPELNRYILLNEGKGMVPGYPTSMVDILGRLNIAAVHGSDHKRVRGSLLSLIGPPLIKDQLFAKIDHFMSSFLQHWDGQTIDIQEKASEMAFLISLKETMENESKFLNESFKQEFDKLVIGTISLPVNFPGTNYRRGLEGRKRVVTVLKQIMKERRASGITCNDMLDKLLRNEDPKYRLSDDEIIDQLIVILHSGYETVSKTTMMAIKYLHDNPRALQQLREEHLAIRETKKPGESIDWNDYKSMTFTRAVIIETSRLATVVNGVLRRTTKDVELNGYIIPKGWKIYVFTGEINYDPNLYPEPLTFNPWRWLDKGLESHNYFFLFGGGSRLCPGKELGIVYISMFLHYFATRYRWEIFGSDEIVKFPRVEAPNGLHITISNYQMFWGLVAKGTRATDQLCKKVERQPQVRPVSTELLTFVL from the exons ATGGCTGCAGGATTGGTGGTCATTGCTGCTTGGTTGTTGTTTATTTGCATTTGTGTCTACTTTGGCTTGTTGAAATGGAATCAGATAAGGTATGGAAGAAAAGGGTTGCCTCCAGGAACAATGGGGTTGCCAATTGTTGGTCAGAATACTTCTTTTCTCAAATACGGACCTGATTTTATGAAAAATCAGAGAGCTAG gcATGGAAGTGTATTCAAGACACACGTAATGGGGAGTCCAACAGTTATTTGCATGAATCCAGAGCTGAATAGATACATTCTTCTAAATGAAGGAAAAGGAATGGTTCCTGGGTACCCAACGTCAATGGTGGATATACTTGGAAGACTCAACATTGCTGCCGTTCATGGCTCTGATCACAAACGTGTTAGAGGCTCATTGCTTTCCCTAATTGGTCCTCCCTTGATCAAAGACCAACTTTTTGCAAAAATTGACCATTTCATGAGCTCATTTCTTCAACATTGGGATGGCCAAACCATTGACATCCAAGAAAAGGCCTCTGAG ATGGCATTTTTGATATCCTTAAAGGAAACCATGGAGAATGAATCAAAATTTTTGAATGAATCTTTTAAGCAAGAGTTTGATAAGCTGGTGATAGGAACAATATCACTGCCTGTCAACTTTCCTGGCACAAATTATCGTCGCGGATTAGAG ggaaggaaaagagtggtGACAGTTTTGAAACAAATTATGAAGGAGAGAAGGGCTTCTGGGATAACATGCAATGACATGCTTGATAAGCTCTTGAGAAATGAAGACCCAAAATACCGATTAAGTGATGATGAGATAATTGACCAACTAATTGTCATTCTGCATTCAGGTTATGAAACTGTGTCTAAAACTACAATGATGGCTATCAAGTATCTCCATGACAATCCAAGAGCTCTTCAACAACTTAGG GAAGAACATTTAGCAATCAGAGAAACGAAAAAACCAGGGGAGTCCATTGACTGGAACGACTACAAGTCCATGACCTTCACTCGTGCT GTGATCATTGAGACCTCAAGGTTAGCTACTGTTGTTAATGGGGTGCTGAGGAGAACAACTAAAGATGTGGAGTTGAATG GGTACATAATCCCAAAAGGATGGAAAATATATGTTTTCACAGGGGAGATAAACTATGATCCAAACCTTTATCCAGAGCCTTTAACCTTCAATCCTTGGAGATGGCTG GATAAGGGCTTGGAGTCTCACAACTATTTCTTCTTATTTGGAGGAGGAAGCAGGCTATGCCCTGGGAAGGAATTGGGCATAGTTTATATTTCCATGTTCCTTCACTATTTTGCTACAAGATACAG GTGGGAGATATTTGGGAGCGATGAAATAGTGAAATTCCCAAGAGTTGAAGCACCAAATGGATTGCATATTAccatatcaaattatcaaatgTTT
- the LOC120012327 gene encoding RNA polymerase II transcriptional coactivator KIWI-like — protein sequence MSSFRGKRKDEGYASDDTRKKISKVQSSDESDDVVVCEISKNRRVSVRNWQGKVWIDIREFYIKDGKQFPGKKGISLNMEQWNVLRNHVEEIDKALAESS from the exons ATGTCATCGTTCAGAGGAAAGAGGAAGGACGAGGGTTACGCATCGGACGATACGCGGAAGAAGATTTCAAAGGTTCAGTCATCCGATGAATCCGATGACGTTGTTGTTTGCGAG ATATCGAAGAATAGGAGAGTGTCTGTGAGGAACTGGCAAGGGAAAGTGTGGATCGATATCCGCGAGTTCTATATCAAAGATGGCAAGCAATTTCCTGGCAAGAAAG GTATCTCACTCAATATGGAACAG TGGAATGTACTTCGGAATCATGTAGAGGAAATCGACAAGGCACTTGCAGAGTCATCTTAG
- the LOC120012275 gene encoding serine/threonine-protein kinase cst-1-like: MDRPPTSSRTRRPATKSELYSTVVIHDDDEDEEEYVSEAEQRTFRNAFSRDKDDDNIYATTIFKGDSRNDIENVEEEDDSLPPLLKRLPKDFGGGSLLDDDYDDAGDFGTMIVKTDRGRNRSYGKNLSPSSFSPSSMAGLRRPFDLPYATKDGGDDDSGEGDGFGTFLVRSTLKASERESVSETVVTRTGGGGGSTMGMAVASMQAMGEYGFGRRQRKTSNSSSSQGDDAKQKQQLTSKVSSSSIPESITREDPTTKYELLNELGKGSYGSVYKARDIRTSEMVAVKIIPLCEGEDGYEEIRGEIEMLQQCSHPNVVRYLGSYQGEEYLWIVMEYCGGGSVADLMYVTEEPLEESQIAYVCLEALKGLAYLHTIFKVHRDIKGGNILLTEQGEVKLGDFGVAAQLTRTMSKRNTFIGTPHWMSPEVIRESRYDGKVDVWALGVSAIEMAEGLPPRATVHPMRVLFMISDEPAPMLEDKEKWSLVFHDFVAKCLTKEPRLRPTAAEMLKHKFIEKCKNGASAMLPKIEKARQTRASMVLEAQILAPPESELLSEQTLVDPKLNEDYGDTVPSRPLVPGEGGDFGTVIHDGHATDETASRSQFSNAKEPSPVLHVEGPSGFGCKSADSQLDNTGAIAVNTVLVGEQHPVAQTIQATSRPLSGSPQQILKEDSISKSQVGSGNNMTAGTLKKETVNRKAFALQDKLVTLYPFHS, translated from the exons ATGGATCGCCCGCCAACTTCTAGCCGGACCCGAAGACCCGCAACCAAATCCGAACTCTACTCCACAGTTGTGATCCACGACGACgacgaagacgaagaagaatatGTTTCTGAAGCCGAACAAAGAACCTTTCGAAACGCATTCTCTCGCGACAAAGACGATGACAACATCTACGCCACGACAATATTCAAAGGAGACTCTCGGAACGACATCGAAAACgtggaggaagaagatgatTCCCTTCCTCCCCTTCTTAAACGTCTTCCGAAGGACTTTGGTGGAGGTTCTCTCCTTGATGACGACTACGACGACGCTGGTGATTTCGGCACCATGATCGTCAAAACTGACCGCGGACGCAATCGCAGTTACGGTAAAAACCTTTCTCCATCTTCGTTTTCTCCATCATCAATGGCGGGATTGAGGAGGCCTTTTGACTTGCCGTACGCCACGAAGGACGGTGGTGATGATGACAGTGGTGAAGGAGATGGCTTTGGGACATTTTTGGTGAGATCTACATTAAAGGCGAGCGAGAGAGAGTCGGTGAGCGAGACTGTTGTGACGAGGaccggtggtggtggtggttcgaCAATGGGAATGGCGGTGGCGAGTATGCAGGCGATGGGAGAGTATGGGTTTGGGAGGCGGCAGAGAAAGACGAGTAACTCATCCTCTTCGCAGGGAGATGACGCGAAGCAGAAGCAACAGTTGACAAGTAAGGTGTCTTCCAGTTCAATTCCAGAGAGTATCACGAGGGAAGATCCTACCACTAAGTACGAATTGCTCAATGAACTTG GGAAAGGATCCTATGGGTCCGTTTACAAGGCTAGAGACATAAGAACTTCAGAGATGGTGGCTGTTAAAATAATACCTCTATGTGAAGGG GAGGACGGATATGAAGAAATTCGTGGTGAGATAGAGATGTTGCAGCAGTGCAGTCATCCTAATGTTGTCCGCTACCTTGGAAGCTACCAGGGGGAAGAATATCTTTGG ATAGTGATGGAGTACTGTGGAGGTGGAAGTGTTGCTGACTTGATGTACGTTACTGAAGAGCCTTTAGAGGAATCTCAAATAGCCTATGTCTGTCTGGAAGCTTTGAAG GGACTAGCGTATTTGCATACAATTTTCAAGGTTCATAGAGATATAAAGGGTGGCAATATCTTGCTAACTGAACAAGGGGAAGTTAAGCTGG GTGACTTTGGGGTTGCTGCTCAACTTACAAGGACCATGTCAAAGCGCAATACA TTCATAGGCACTCCACATTGGATGTCTCCAGAAGTTATACGAGAAAGTCGTTATGATGGGAAG GTTGACGTATGGGCTCTTGGTGTGTCTGCAATTGAGATGGCTGAG ggcCTTCCTCCCAGAGCAACGGTGCACCCAATGAGA GTTTTGTTCATGATATCCGATGAGCCAGCTCCAATGCTTGAGGATAAGGAAAAAtg GTCCCTTGTGTTTCATGATTTTGTTGCGAAGTGCCTTACGAAAGAACCACGTCTACGACCTACTGCGGCAGAGATGCTCAAG cacaaatttattgaaaaatgcaAAAATGGAGCCTCTGCTATGTTGCCGAAGATTGAAAAGGCTAGGCAAACTAGGGCCTCAATGGTTCTGGAAGCTCAAATTCTAGCCCCACCTGAATCAGAG CTATTATCTGAACAGACACTAGTAGATCCGAAATTGAATGAGGATTATGGAGATACGGTTCCATCAAGGCCTCTAGTGCCTGGAGAAG GAGGTGACTTTGGGACTGTTATTCATGATGGACATGCTACAGATGAAACAGCCTCTCGATCTCAGTTTTCCAATGCTAAGGAGCCCTCACCTGTTCTGCATGTTGAAGGACCTTCTGGATTCGGATGCAAATCAGCTGATTCCCA GCTTGATAATACTGGAGCCATTGCTGTAAACACCGTTTTGGTTGGAGAACAACATCCGGTTGCGCAGACCATACAGGCAACTTCTCGTCCATTATCTGGCTCACCTCAGCAGATTCTGAAGGAGGATAGCATTTCTAAATCACAAGTTGGAAGTGGTAATAACATGACCGCTGGCACCTTGAAGAAGGAAACTGTCAATCGAAAAGCTTTTGCACTGCAGGACAAG CTGGTAACACTGTACCCATTCCATTCTTGA